From Ascaphus truei isolate aAscTru1 chromosome 20, aAscTru1.hap1, whole genome shotgun sequence, one genomic window encodes:
- the LOC142471386 gene encoding olfactory receptor 5P66-like yields the protein MNQHNQTSVTEFILLGFKSLHSINVLLLCLFLKIYMVTITGNLMIIFLVSTSQRLSSPMYFFLSHLSLSDIFLTTNIVPNMLYVILQDGGTMYFIGCITQLYLFGVSAVTECLLLTVMSYDRYLAICNPLRYTSIMGLKLRFHLVTWSWLLGFLLTLITISLVYQLEFCGPNVIDHFFCDLAPLLELSCSDTSLVVISNFLIATPITLIPFILIFVTYVCIFLSIIRISSNTGRQKAFSTCSSHLIVVCLFYGTLITLYVVPSKGHSMNANKVLSLLYTVITPLFNPFIYSLRNQEIRGALVVFVAKK from the coding sequence ATGAATCAACATAATCAAACTTCGGTCACAGAGTTCATACTTCTGGGGTTTAAGAGTCTACACAGCATCAACGTATTGCTCTTGTGTCTGTTCCTTAAGATCTATATGGTGACGATAACTGGAAACCTCATGATCATCTTCTTGGTGTCAACCAGCCAACGTCTCAGTTCCCCAATGTACTTTTTCCTCAGCCACTTGTCATTATCTGACATCTTTCTCACCACAAATATTGTCCCTAACATGCTATATGTCATATTACAGGATGGTGGTACAATGTATTTCATTGGCTGCATAACTCAGCTATATCTCTTTGGTGTCTCCGCAGTTACAGAGTGTCTCCTTCTCACAGTAATGTCCTATGACAGATACTTGGCCATCTGTAACCCATTGCGTTATACATCCATCATGGGTCTCAAACTTCGTTTCCACTTGGTAACTTGGTCTTGGTTATTAGGTTTCCTGCTGACTCTAATCACAATTAGCCTGGTATATCAGTTGGAATTCTGTGGTCCCAATGTCATTGACCATTTCTTCTGTGATCTTGCTCCTCTCTTAGAACTTTCATGTTCAGACACCTCCTTAGTTGTCATTTCCAACTTTCTGATTGCCACGCCCATAACTCTCATCCCATTTATTTTAATCTTTGTCACATATGTCTGTATCTTCCTCAGCATCATTAGGATCTCATCCAACACTGGAAGacagaaagccttctccacctgcagCTCCCACCTTATAGTTGTATGTTTGTTTTATGGGACACTGATAACGCTTTATGTGGTTCCATCCAAAGGACATTCAAtgaatgcaaataaggtcctctCTCTTCTGTATACTGTTATTACCCCACTATTCAACCCTTTCATATACAGCCTAAGGAATCAAGAGATTAGGGGTGCCCTGGTTGTTTTCGTCGCCAAGAAGTGA